TAGCTGATCTTCTACGAGTACAGTCCCATTGATATATATCCTCTCCAGCTCGCATATTCTTAAGTTTTTTATGTCGATTCTTAAAGTATTGATCTAGTTCTGATATACCTAAAATGCACTTGTTGATTTCTGAACCACAGGgtgcatcaaaatttaggaacTTCACAGACTCTTTGCACATACACATGGTTGAATGTAGTCCAACTCTAAAGAAACTCCAATATCAGAACTTGAAGTGTATAAACAAGAATGATACAGATGGAGATGCAGAGGAAAACATCATTAGCAGGTTGACTGGGACCAGTGTGTCATGGTATGCCACCCTGGAACAGGTTCCAGCAGGAAGTAAGAAATtattatatctattttaatagaTTACATGTTCTTTAAAGTGTAAACCAGTTCAAATGTTTCATGAACTCGTACAGACATACTATTCGTACAGACATACTATTGTTTTCTTCTATTGGTGTTGAAGCTTCGATGGAAAATTGTATTATCATCTACATATAGGTTTTcttacattttttttctctGTTTTCTCAGTACCTACAATCATTATTGCCCATGAATTTTACGATGCGTTACCTGTTCATCAATTTCAGGTTTGTTTGTTTACCTCTATTTTATCGGTTAATAAGATTTGCTAATCCATTTTTACCCAACAGTTTACAGTTAAACATTCTACTGCAAATTATCTAGTTTCATCTATTACTAAACTACGAAACTACCAGAGAATATCCTGGAGATGGAAATACAATGAAAATATGTGATCTTTGTAGTCTGATTTTTGTGCATAACGGAATTaccctgtcacgacccaaaaatcgaggtcatgatggcacacatcccaaaacCCAACCTGAtatgtaagcctaaaagtaaaactcatacgagactcccaaagggaaagtcatgccacgatttaaatgaaaagaaagacaatgaagaaattatcccaaaacctggtgtcataagtataaagagtatctaatacaaggttcgagtcTGAAGAtgcaacataagtctctgaatgatataAAAGACTgataaataaagatagactagtgacgatccgaatttcgggacctcaccactaatatGAGAATACataatccgctagaatatcagcTGCCACGTGAGATACCCTGACTAgtagctgcatcaaaaaggaaCACAGAAGtaagggtgagtacaattcacatgtactcagtaggttatagccgactgagtataaggaattaatcaaacctatgaaataaactaaggaacacttccacctgcatacagaaaagtccatcttcggcatcggtgccgccagtttatatatataatggcgcgagtaaagtaaatccataataatagctcataatcataattaaccagataattcaagcagtacaaatatcaatgcaatgcaatatgatgatgcaatgatgtggtggtacggtggaatcaagattgtcgcacaacctgtcgtatacacctgtcgagctgtgctaccaagcaggacccatggggtctcacagaccatataccttaatcacaatatctcattatctttgccacctcctcgtggtcaagggatcacaatgcattcACTACCCTGCCGTAAAACTGcttcggtcagggactcaagatacaaaggtttaaaggtgtttcattttctttctcaaaaagaattttcatatttctcaacttcccatgtttcatgatatgatgaatgaggatgaatgcatcaaaacacatggcatggaagtaatattcaactcacatatGGTACaatgttcaaagttctcaaaacttaacctacatatgatatttaccctcaataaatagtaatggaaaggaaatacttccatttaaatattcacccctttctcaataatatttcaatactcaagcatgctCCCAGCTCAACCTCTCAGACGgacatcacaagtcaaataatatactcaagcctttctcttaggcaaatcacgaatcacatgctctcaaagcaaataagataacaaataaggcccccacacgggctatataatacaaataaacccccacacggcaacatattaataaataagcccccacacatgcatcacaatatatataacattatcaactcatactacaaccccattccaaagtctattacatatgaatgactaattacccatctcaatctcaaagaaggatagcctcaattgtcgaaaccgcactcgaacacctctaccgaacaagcaactctcgaattcaatgtccggaatgacaatccactataacaataaaacatacacatcacaaggagtccaatgacacccatattgataggtttcggaaccgggagtaaaatggtccaaaaattaattattttcgaaaagggtcaaatctgaaattttatttgaaaattatgttctacACACCGAGTAGAGATCGTGGCTGAAAAACCCATTAAAATCGAGCAAGAATCGAGttccaaatcatgaaaatataattttctaactTGGAAGAAAACTCCATAACCCacctttgaaatcttgatttaaagATGTTATGAAAGATAATAATTGCAGAAACTGGTAAGGGATAATCTCACCATGATGTTCCTTGCGGaaaaactcacaatttagaCCCAAGAATCACTGAAAATGGACCCAAAATGCTCAACATATCAAATCTCAAAATCCATCAAAAATCTAATCCGAAAATAGGAAGGGCAGCTGCTATAACGCGAATCTTACCTCAAACAAATCTTCCCTATCACTTTCCGATTACACCACTGTATTCCTATGGAAAAACTACACAATTTAGAGTTTTGAATCACTGAATTCGGATCtaatatgaccaagaaatcatctttcaaagtttataaaaatttgaatccgAAAATGGTCGAGTCAGCTGCTATAACGTGAATCTTACCTCAAACAAATCTTCCCCATCACTTTCCGATTACACCATTGTATTCCTATGGAAAAACTACACAATTTAGAGCTTTGAATCACTGAATTCGGAtctaagatgaccaagaaatcatcttccaaagTTTACAAAAATCTGAATCCGAAAATGGTCGAGGCAGcatctaaaacatcaaatcttacCTAAAACGAAGCTTTTAATCAAGATTccgagctcaccaatggattcctcgcaaaaatctcttgaagatagactcttgaatcactagatttggacttgaaaagctcaagaaatgagggttcaaagttgagagaaaattctaaaaaatgatTTTGCGCCAGATTTTTCTTCTGattttgcattatttaaagtctTCGAACGtaccctcggaattcgttctggacccgataaaaataaaccagatatgctaccccactaaattctaTATTCCGGACTCGATGGTGCATTCGAAATCATCATACGatcattttaatagaaagtgAATCCCACATCAAAGTACCATTTTAAggcaaattccacaatgggcctcgggattagaGCGGAAACTTCGGGAAGCAAGCGAAGGGTCGCTCTAGACCAAACTAAACATTCCGGAACTagccgcgctgtcagaattttcattcaagtacgttttccaagaatgttgatcaaaatcaaccataggctaactttcaaagtcaaaagcgccaaatggccccaaattcgtatcgattgcctcgatagtcatgccgataatgctactaacctaatttggccattccggagctgatggaaccatcaaaatttaaattgtaGGTCTCCTTGATtcgaaactcgaaaagtcgcaactaaaccaacttaggccttcaaaatatcaaaatgggctcgggacctctaaaaattcagccaacacttcttctagaccaaaagtCATCTCCCAAATCCATTggagtcgtcggaattccattttgagtatCGAAACTccgaaagttgaccaaagtcataccttggcctaaaattccttaaattcccaactcaagacctcaaatttttgttacaactccaaaattaatttcgtaaactctcctagaacaatttccacatttcggagctgctggaattgacGAAATTCCGTttcgagacccgtagctccggtTGGTttcaaaaatcactttttcacctcttaactctataaaactcaggaatttgcacaatttacaaTCCATTAAGATTTTGACACTTGCAACTACacaaaccaatcaaataataCTCGGGGCACTAAAGatagggtaaaatggtaattttgcacaaattttcgaaaatgaCCACCTTCAATGACATACCccccaaccaaaaaaaaagaaggaaaaagaaatgaaaaggaAATTTAGATGAAAGATCGTGTCCATATAGTATTACTATAATGAGCATTATTGGTGTTTTGAGCATCAGCTTGATAGCTGGTACTTTAAATTTTAGAATCCTAATTTTGTGCCTGTGGAAGTTTAAATCATGTATCTTTTCTAGCTGGCTTGACATTTATTGTAGTATCGTGAGCATCACATTGATTTCTTTGTATATATGCAGAGAGCATCTCGAGGCTGGTGTGAGAAAATGGTTGATGTTGCTGAAAATCCAATGTAAGGTGTCATGCTAGTCTATGATATGTCTCTTCCTACATTAATTTCTTGTAATATTACCCCTTTGTAACTCCCTTTTGTTCTTTGTCGGGTAGGTTTCAGTTTGTTTTATCTAAACAGCCAACTCCTGCAACTTTGTATCTTCTGAAGCGCTTCAAATGGGCTGAGAATGAAGATATAGGCAAGCTTGAACAAGTTGAGGTTTGCCCCAAAGCAATGGAGTTGACTGAAGAAATTGCTAAAAGAATTGGCTCGGATGGTGGCGGGGCTCTCATTATTGATTATGGTCAAAATGGAATAGTCTCAGACAGTCTTCAGGTCAGTTGCAATACTAAAAGTTCTTTTCCTACTTCCTTGGTTTTGGGTAGCCAAATCCATTTGCTTCTGCTTTGCTTCATTTTTATTGAAAGTTGGAACAGTGGCTGGACCAAGAAACTGGTTGAAAACGTGTGATGTCTATTttctcaatgctcaatctctGATTGCACAAACATGAAGTCAACACTCAATATTGCTTTTTGTTCTTTTGGATACGTAGGGGatcaaatatcaaaatgttCAATGGTGCATATTGTCTAACAAATGCGAGTATGTCAAAGATCTTATGATTACTTAAATAGTTATTTTCAATGACCTTATCGATGTTTCGGCTCAACTTCTCTGTCCGCCTTTCTAAATTCAATGTTACATTTCAGCTTAGGAGGCAAACAAATTATTCTTTCTTAACATTTGCTTCTTTCATCCAAATTGAATTTCACTTCCCTTTTTGAGCTATTCCGCAATACACAATAAAAACTACGCTTCAACCCCAAGCATGTTGCGATCAGCTACATAAATCCTcactgtctatgtcgttccatcTGAGCTACCCTGCAATGcatcaaagaaaattttgaaCATGTTATGTGGAACACAATTATCCTGGTAAACGTTATGAATTCCGAACTCTTATGTTAGTAATTGTGCAAAGTCTAACTATGTCATACAACTAGGATAAAGGAACTAATTTTATTCTAGTTTATTACAAATCATATTTGGCATGAAAATTGAGAAGCTAACTTGACTTGTATGTGATTTTGGTAATAGAGGAAGGACAACATTACTTTGTTTCTTGAAAAGCCGGTTTGATGaagtaaatatgatttaaagttcCCCAAAGTTTGTAGATATCATGAGGAAGTTTTGTAAAGTGTCACTGCTTTGTAAGTGTGTTGATCATGTTGGGATGTTTCCAATTCCCAGTTAGAAAGCATATATAGTTTGAGatggaaataattttttgaagtgCTAAAAATTTCACTAACGTGTAATCCCTCCGTTCCAAGTTATGTGACACTGTTTGAATGGGGAAGGAATTTAAGAAAGAATGGacgacttttgaaacttgtggtctgAAACAATCCTTGGACATTTGTGTGGctataaatcatctcattaaggataaaatgaaaattttaaagttaaattattttaaaatataaaaatatgacattctttttgggattaaataaaaaagaaagtgtGCCTCATATATTGGGACAAACGGAGTATTATTTATGCAATATGATATCCAAGTTTAACTTGCAAAAGACAAAATAAACCTGAGTTACTTAAAATAGACTACAGATAAGCACATTATTTGATTTGGTAAGAAGGAGAAGCTCGTTTCCGTGCTGGTAGTACAAACCAAAATAACAATAGCTGGTATATGCAATACGTAACTGAATAGGGGAGCTATACCTATTCACAGTTACCATTTTAAACTTTGGCCTCTGAGTCGTTAATTTATTGCTAAAGATGAATTAAGAGGTTTCATTTAGGTTAAGAAGGCAATGAAGACTCTTTGATGTTTTCATTCCTGTCTATCAGTTGATCGGGATGGTTATTCTCCTATTTTTATCAAACAGGCTATCCGAAAACATGGATTTGTTAATATACTGGATAATCCTGGAACTGCTGATCTTAGTGCTTATGTTGACTTTGCTGCAATCAGGCACTCTGCAGAGGAAGCTTCAGGTACGTTTCATTAGAATCTTCTTAACTCCAATCTCTTAAAGTTCAATTCTATATTCCCAAGGTTAACTTTTCAATTCTATATTCCCAAGGTTAACTTTTACTAGTAGATATTCAATGGTAATTTAATTGTTCAAAAGATCAACTTCGCAGATGATGTGGCTGTGCATGGCCCAATTACCCAGTCTCAGTTTCTTGGGTCACTTGGAATAAATTTCAGGCTTGAGGCATTGATGGAGAACTGCACAGATGAACAAGCTGATTCTTTAAGAACAGGTTACTGGCGTTTGGTGGGTGAAGGCGAGGCCCCATTCTGGGAGGGTCCTGAGGGGCAGGCTCCTGTTGGGATGGGGACTAGATATTTGGCAATGACAATTGTGAACAAGAAGCAAGGAGTACCTATTCCATTTCAATGAAACATCTGCAAATGGGCTTTCTTGTTGTACTGGTAAAATGGCCAAATCCACTTAGTTTCTGGGGATAGTTGAATTTGATTCATAACTTTTTCATCTGCCATGAACGTGTGCAGCTGGATGAAAGGCTAGGAACAAACAGGATGGTGATACTAGTTTTGTCCTGTTTCCATGCAATGAGTCTTTTCCTTTATAGTTCTGAAGGAGAGAATATCTGGTCTTTTCATGTCTTTGTTTCTTCAGTTCTCTTGTGTCTCAACTATGGATAGATTTGGTGCAACAGAAGAATGTAGATCCTACATCAAGTTGTTAAGCTATATTGTTCCTGAAAGTTCAGCGGAAGCTAAAAGATTGAACACTGGTCTATTTATCTAAAGCTTCTACGAGAAGCAAACCTTGAGTAAAATGTATGCAGTGAAAATAAGTTCATGAGGATCATATTTGGTGTTTAGCAGTAAAAATATAAACAATGGCTCTCGGTGGTATTGCTAGGATACGGTCGTTGTTTTCTCAGGCAAAGCTTCCTCTAATTTATGAGAATACTTCCTTCTTAGAATATTTTGCTGTATTTTGTTTCAATGCTTTGTAGAAGAAATGTGCTTGATATCTGTAAGCTGTAGTATGTGCATTGTGGGATGGAGGAAATGTGAAAAAGGATTAAGCTCCATTAGACAACTTTGTATCACTAAACCACCCTTTGACAATGACCTGATATATATTTAAGaaatgaatttttgaagtttCTTGTATTATTATGCTTCTACTTTTTTAAAGTAATAAAATCGATTCAAGCCCAAAAATGTGAAATCAATTTGCTGGTGTGATACTTTTTCGGTACTTGGGTCAAATAAAAAATGGTGCCGTGATTATTTGAGAAATTAAATAATTGTTTCTTTGATTaccattttctttttaaaaagagttAAAATATATCTAATCTTAAAAATTAGtggtttaaaatatttatattcttTCTGAACGCATTATGAAAGGATATGGTGCACGGGTACAATTTATACGTCCgatcttccaaaaaaaaaaaaaaaaaaacgaaggTTCCATTTGACATTAGGAACTGCGCGTAAGATAAAAGCAGCGGTATCATTATACTCGTCTCAATAATTTCTTCCCTATTTTGACTACTTTGCGTAAGAAGAGAGCGAAATAGAGAAGTCGAATGGGGTCGTATATTTCAAGTTTTCTCGGCGGAGGTGAGGCGCTGGCAGCGACGGAAGAGTCAGGATCTCCGTCAGAGCCATCGCGTGTGATTGCTTTTCATTCATCCAATCGCTGGCAGCTTCACTTCAACTCCTCCAAGCAATTGAATAAACTGGTATCACTCTGTTATCTATTCGCTGCTTTTTCTAATTTTAGGGTTTAATTTGTGAGAGATCTGACTTTGATCGATTAATCTAATTGCCAGATAGTTGTGGATTTTGCGGCTTCATGGTGCGGGCCTTGCAAGTTCATGGAGCCGGCTATTAACGCCATGGCTTCCAAGTATACCGACGTTGACTTCGTCAAAATTGACGTCGATGAGCTCTCGGTCAGTGACgtgaaaatttcaatttggaattAGTCATAAATTTTTCTTTCATCCACTTGTAGTGATAGTTGGCACCAAATTGAGTTATATCCACATATGCTTGAACTGATTGATTTTGTTTCTTTGTTCCTATAATAGGATGTAGCAAAGGAGTTCGGAGTGCAAGCTATGCCGACATTTTTGTTGCTGAAGCAAGGCAAGGAAGTAGAGAGAGTGGTTGGGGCTAAGAAAGATGAGCTCGAGAAAAAGATTCTCAAGCACAGGGAAGCCCCTAAATATGCTGCTTAGTTCTTTTAACATCCTCTTGATAATATTGGAGCTGAATTTCATATCCAATAAGTTTAAAAAGCATATTACTGCCTTATTCTGATGTGATTTGACTGTGGTGGACCTTGTGAAGTCTTCCATTTTCCCCTGCTTGAGTTTCTATTTATGTAATTGTATTCATTGAAACTTTGAACTCATGATTTGCCTGTTACTGCTTCATAATGTGAGAAATGGGAGTTCAAAGTGGTCTTGTTAGCTCAGCTACAGACTCTCAGTCGATTAATTTAGCCTTTGTTTCGGGAAAAAAAGAAACGAACAAGCATTTGAGATAATCGGGTAGAACATAGAACTTAGAAGTGATCAATATCGGTTTTACTGCTGAAATATAAAGAATGGTGGAATTTTGAATTTAGAAATCGATTCGATGTGGCCTGTTGACTTGCACAATCTTTAGCCTTAATAGAGAAAGaggaaaatataatttattttagttgtttCATGATTATCTTTTGTAATCCATACATAAC
The sequence above is a segment of the Solanum dulcamara chromosome 11, daSolDulc1.2, whole genome shotgun sequence genome. Coding sequences within it:
- the LOC129871979 gene encoding uncharacterized protein LOC129871979 isoform X2, which codes for MLRRLVFQASTQRRSLFGASASLSWCRQRSSSPASTSQSPNSTFVEHLEDSEVSPTPPSAAISIDRSGLYNPPEHSHEPLSDSELVKHLKSIIKFRGGPISVAEYMEEVLTNPKAGFYINRDVFGAEGDFITSPEVSQMFGEMVGVWAMCLWEQMGQPKKINLVELGPGRGTLLADLLRGASKFRNFTDSLHIHMVECSPTLKKLQYQNLKCINKNDTDGDAEENIISRLTGTSVSWYATLEQVPAGIPTIIIAHEFYDALPVHQFQRASRGWCEKMVDVAENPMFQFVLSKQPTPATLYLLKRFKWAENEDIGKLEQVEVCPKAMELTEEIAKRIGSDGGGALIIDYGQNGIVSDSLQAIRKHGFVNILDNPGTADLSAYVDFAAIRHSAEEASDQLRR
- the LOC129871979 gene encoding uncharacterized protein LOC129871979 isoform X1, which produces MLRRLVFQASTQRRSLFGASASLSWCRQRSSSPASTSQSPNSTFVEHLEDSEVSPTPPSAAISIDRSGLYNPPEHSHEPLSDSELVKHLKSIIKFRGGPISVAEYMEEVLTNPKAGFYINRDVFGAEGDFITSPEVSQMFGEMVGVWAMCLWEQMGQPKKINLVELGPGRGTLLADLLRGASKFRNFTDSLHIHMVECSPTLKKLQYQNLKCINKNDTDGDAEENIISRLTGTSVSWYATLEQVPAGIPTIIIAHEFYDALPVHQFQRASRGWCEKMVDVAENPMFQFVLSKQPTPATLYLLKRFKWAENEDIGKLEQVEVCPKAMELTEEIAKRIGSDGGGALIIDYGQNGIVSDSLQAIRKHGFVNILDNPGTADLSAYVDFAAIRHSAEEASDDVAVHGPITQSQFLGSLGINFRLEALMENCTDEQADSLRTGYWRLVGEGEAPFWEGPEGQAPVGMGTRYLAMTIVNKKQGVPIPFQ
- the LOC129871980 gene encoding thioredoxin H2, with amino-acid sequence MGSYISSFLGGGEALAATEESGSPSEPSRVIAFHSSNRWQLHFNSSKQLNKLIVVDFAASWCGPCKFMEPAINAMASKYTDVDFVKIDVDELSDVAKEFGVQAMPTFLLLKQGKEVERVVGAKKDELEKKILKHREAPKYAA